Genomic DNA from Paenibacillus sp. MBLB1832:
CGCTTATTCCGCAAAGTGTGGAGAACATTATTCTGAAGGCGATGCGCAAAAAGCCAGAGGAACGCTATCAATCTGCGAAATTGATGATGTCGGATCTCGATACGTGTTTGAATCCAGATCGCCGGAATGAAACGAAAATCGCTTTCTGGGACGCTTATGGCATGGATGAAGAGCGTACGCTGGTGATGCCGGCGATTCGCGCCGATCAGTTGGCACAATTCGATGAGGATGAGGATGAACCAGACAAGCCTGCTTGGCGGGATGAGCCTGCCCCATCCAAGAGTAAAGGCTGGGTCAAGCCGCTGATATGGATTGGTGTTTTGTTAATCGTGCTGGGTGCGATGTGGTACCTGGTTGGCTATGTGAAAGGGATGTTCGCGGTGGAGACCGTTGAGGTGCCGAATGTCGTGAACAAACCGCTGACACAAGCGCAAGCTGAATTAACAGCGGCCAAATTAACATTTAAAGTGGAGTATGACGCAGAGAGCAAGCTGGCCAAAGATATTGTCGTAAGTCAGGATCCTAGTGGCATGCGATTGAATGTAGGCACCAAAGTGACGCTGTATGTGAGCAAAGGTGTTCCTAAAGTCAAGATGGATAATTACGCGGGGCAATCCCTTAAGGATGTTAAATTAAAGCTCCTAGCTCTTGGTATTAAGGATGAGCAAATCACGATTACCCAAGAGACATCAGAGAATGCGCCGGATATGATCTTGAAACAATCGCCGCTGGCGGGTGAAGAGTTCGAAGTCGCAAAGGCTGCCATTGCGTTTACGGTGAGCAAAGCGAAGGAAACGTTCAAAATGCCGGATCTGGTTGGCTCCACGGAAGCAGAAGCGAAAGCCCAAATCACGAAGCTGGGATTGAAGCTCCCGGTTAATGGCATTACACGTGAGAAGAGCTACAAGGTTGCCAAAGGGAAGGTCATTCAGCAGTTTCCTTTTGATAAGAACGCCGATGTTTCGGTAGGCTCTGAAATTTCGTTAGTCATCAGTGATGGATTGCCAGAGGATGCTGGACAGCTTACCGTTAGTGTGGCCGTGAGGCCTACGACAGAAGGTAAGGATTCGGAGTTCAAAATCATTGTGAGCGACGCTCAATATGAAAACTTCGAATACAAGACGGAAAAAGTATCGAAGCCGCAAAATTTGGATGTCAAAGTCATTGTCTCTCCCGACAAAAAAGCCGTGATCTTGATTAAAGAAGGGGACACCTTAGTTAATTCAATTACACGCACCTATCAAGATTATTTGGATCAAAAGAATGGCAAGACGGTATCGCCAAGTCCTTCCCCATCGCCGAAGCAGCAAAATTCAGGGCCTGCTATTCCTGTAGGCGGCAATGGACAAGGGCAAACTGGCGGAACGCCTTCTAAACAACCGGCTGGAGGGGCTAATTAATGCCGCAAGGTCTCATCGTCAAAGCGCTTAGCGGTTATTACTATGTATTGCCTGAAGGAACAGTGCTTCATGAGGGGAATACCGTGACCTGCCGTGGAAGAGGCGTGTTCAAAAACAAAAAAATTACGCCTCTTGTTGGAGATCGCGTGATGTTTGAAGCAACGGAGAATGGGGAAGGAACCGTAACGGAAATCCTTCCCCGCTCTTCTGAGTTGATTCGTCCGCCGATTGCCAATGTGGATGTTGTTGTGCTTGTGTTTTCAGTGACCGAGCCTGTTCTCAATACGCAGCTGTTGGACAAGTTTCTAGTGCATATCGAGAATACGGGCATTGATGTGTTGTTATGCTTTACCAAAAGCGATCTGCTCACAGATGCGGCAGAAGCTGCTCACGTGAAAGAAATGACGGCCGCCGAGTTTGATCGGATCACCACGCTGTATCAGGGAATCGGTTACCCTTTTGTAACAACGAGTTCTAGATTAGAAGAAGGCGTAGAGGCGATCCTCGCGCATTTGGAAGGCAAAGTGAGTGTATTTGCTGGACAATCGGGTGTAGGCAAGTCGTCTCTACTGAATAAAATGATCAGCGGGATCGATCTTGAAACGAATGCGATCTCGCAAAGATTGGGACGAGGCAAGCATACGACGCGGCATGTTGAATTGCTGCCGCTTGCGGGCAGCGGCCTTGTTGCCGATACGCCAGGTTTCAGCCAGCTGGACTTCATGGAAGTTGAAGCGGAGGGGCTAAGCAGCTGCTTCAGAGAGTTCGCCGCGGTGGCGGAGGGCTGCCGCTTTCGAGGATGCTTGCATTTGCACGAACCGGATTGCAAAGTAAGGGACGGGGTTGCCAGCGGTACGATCGCAGCTTCCCGTTATGATCATTACCTGCTATTTTTAGCTGAAATCAAAGATCGGAAGAGGAGGTATTAGGCAAATATGGGATATGTAGCACCTTCGATCTTGTCGGCCAACTTTGCTAAGCTAGGCGATGAGATTAGGGACGTTGAGCAAGGTGGGGCGGATTGGATTCATGTGGATGTGATGGATGGCCATTTCGTGCCGAATATTACGATTGGGCCACTGGTTGTTGATGCGATTCGCCCAGTGACCCAGCTTCCGCTTGATGTGCATCTAATGATTGAACAGCCAGATCGATATATTCCTGACTTTGCGAAAGCAGGTGCAGATCTGATCTCGGTGCATGTTGAAGCTTGCACGCACTTGCACCGTACGCTGGATCTGATTAAACAACAGGGAATTAAAGCTGGCGTCGTGCTAAATCCGGCTACTCCAATTTCGCTCATTGAGCACGTGCTCGATGAGCACTTGGATCTGGTGCTAATCATGACCGTGAACCCAGGCTTCGGCGGACAAGCTTTCATCCCAGGGATGCTGAATAAAATTCGTGCACTGCGCGAGCAAGCGAATGCGAAAGGTCTCCATAGGCTTCATATTGAAGTAGATGGGGGCATTAACGAGGTG
This window encodes:
- the pknB gene encoding Stk1 family PASTA domain-containing Ser/Thr kinase, which encodes MIGRKLGGRYEILDRIGGGGMALVYKGHDLLLNRKVAVKVLRQQYVHDEEFIRRFRREAQAAASLSHPNVVSIYDVGQEEDVHYIVMEYIEGKTLNDLIKEKAPLQVEDAVHYASQIADALDHAHHNEIIHRDIKPHNILIGKNGRVKVTDFGIARAATSSTITQTGSVVGSVHYFSPEHAKGTNTGEKSDLYSLGIVMYQMLTGRLPFLGESPISVALKHLQEDVEEPRKVNPLIPQSVENIILKAMRKKPEERYQSAKLMMSDLDTCLNPDRRNETKIAFWDAYGMDEERTLVMPAIRADQLAQFDEDEDEPDKPAWRDEPAPSKSKGWVKPLIWIGVLLIVLGAMWYLVGYVKGMFAVETVEVPNVVNKPLTQAQAELTAAKLTFKVEYDAESKLAKDIVVSQDPSGMRLNVGTKVTLYVSKGVPKVKMDNYAGQSLKDVKLKLLALGIKDEQITITQETSENAPDMILKQSPLAGEEFEVAKAAIAFTVSKAKETFKMPDLVGSTEAEAKAQITKLGLKLPVNGITREKSYKVAKGKVIQQFPFDKNADVSVGSEISLVISDGLPEDAGQLTVSVAVRPTTEGKDSEFKIIVSDAQYENFEYKTEKVSKPQNLDVKVIVSPDKKAVILIKEGDTLVNSITRTYQDYLDQKNGKTVSPSPSPSPKQQNSGPAIPVGGNGQGQTGGTPSKQPAGGAN
- the rsgA gene encoding ribosome small subunit-dependent GTPase A, with the protein product MPQGLIVKALSGYYYVLPEGTVLHEGNTVTCRGRGVFKNKKITPLVGDRVMFEATENGEGTVTEILPRSSELIRPPIANVDVVVLVFSVTEPVLNTQLLDKFLVHIENTGIDVLLCFTKSDLLTDAAEAAHVKEMTAAEFDRITTLYQGIGYPFVTTSSRLEEGVEAILAHLEGKVSVFAGQSGVGKSSLLNKMISGIDLETNAISQRLGRGKHTTRHVELLPLAGSGLVADTPGFSQLDFMEVEAEGLSSCFREFAAVAEGCRFRGCLHLHEPDCKVRDGVASGTIAASRYDHYLLFLAEIKDRKRRY
- the rpe gene encoding ribulose-phosphate 3-epimerase, with product MGYVAPSILSANFAKLGDEIRDVEQGGADWIHVDVMDGHFVPNITIGPLVVDAIRPVTQLPLDVHLMIEQPDRYIPDFAKAGADLISVHVEACTHLHRTLDLIKQQGIKAGVVLNPATPISLIEHVLDEHLDLVLIMTVNPGFGGQAFIPGMLNKIRALREQANAKGLHRLHIEVDGGINEVTARQVIEAGADVLVAGNAVFGQGDRAEAIRRIRG